One window from the genome of Garra rufa chromosome 1, GarRuf1.0, whole genome shotgun sequence encodes:
- the LOC141317452 gene encoding interferon-induced very large GTPase 1 produces the protein MVGLDHFEDKERCKRDNINQLVGRLNLLGKYRSKLKSQAFLQVSAPSLQRHEPCEESDLVQTYIQRLLMTDYRARYIPIKEKPSKVYNTQRTVVLDTGKTNAFEKIFKRSAPVNEQSSRQPIHPMDIQMIVYLYADHFLRQLIVTKLSQCQYALPLLVPSPFTQEIEFPLWTFRQIKKSWKSHKRNVSKNQTIHQAETPMIAFFRFSEVSASKSELMNSLINERHNTFFHRHCCGSSKSRLLMDGVVEIAWYCPSGDKNDKFADCVAFCNLHGDAQSNETQLKILTKESSINVVLLPNLDRSDKSVAMVEKLYSSRKPLICLLTEDDSGVSKLQEGKYKIGLKQRNKSDISEDVRRAIKECLSKSLSVFKLMNIGKHTGIKVDENDDDCRRGKETAEWMVKLLDGKELSKIKETFLPCQGKLWHDWCLKNKELRRPQGDNIEMHNSKKQTEMHKIRELQKASGLSHFMKLFTDKMDSRNVDEKIYFLKWLGILLDEYTSEDLSMLHHKYDEKWSKVLDLKKKHDKTEHLTAEQSQLEMLSEKLNAATFGLEHILREIGQIYESNVSVNKKNKGSGCKLDVSSLPRTVAELMISGFPLELMDGDAAHVPLIWVQAVLDQLIKILGDQRVFVLSVLGIQSTGKSTMLNAMFGLQFAVSAGRCTRGAFMQLVKVSEELRKQLNFDYILVVDTEGLRALELAGRSTRNHDNEMATFVVGLGNMTLINIFGENPAEMQDILQIVVQAFLRMKKVRLNPSCMFVHQNVGDITAGEKNMVGKRHLQEKLDEMTQLAAKEEVCDAECFSDVIKFDIKTDVRYFAQLWEGSPPMAPPNPRYSENVQELKSTILSHASKSNGVTLAQFKDRVGDLWNALLNENFVFSFKNTLEIVTYRKLEEEYAKWTWSLRSAMLEIEDKLRNRINNRQLHKVESRELEEEMAKTFEKVKSFMKHYFEEHKEKEMLIQWKLKFQEKIKHLYGELVRDAKTKLENIIYQKKALTKMDGEKTLRERRLLEKSKELALSLKDKALDENELRRLFDSVWEKWVSELTGDVPPFKEINIEHDIFTILNEMHEEALVRDRLNQFGNIVHMSDFTIYVNPIKKSIRNYINTPLLPPEEQESIKQLIHNVIRQTENQVKSKSVAKIGYNSSYIQEIAQLVKDTLGGHKCMYIKYEFKKEFIVDLILYMCKEAGMRFAELHQVFREANDPLIYLEKKKPEYYSVFKGFCEGATSAAVFGALICSELKNPILQSVYNKTANDLAGEMRTNIPAFKGNRSNLEKHILKALAEEEDFHKFMKYIHHPRDHFEDFIQNEVKAYITEGNSSTLAMIKGNIRHKEQCVIMAAERATAEVLSKGGDANMWLEIFSDCLKDELEYNKEHLTGNCCQDITDFELLEEVVKRELRPITEELNKYLTNLSDIEMKMFREPPDEILIEHFCQCCWVQCPFCNVVCVNTMEDHPGDHIAPFHRNCGMNGIIYRGTTNLCIDFCTSSVASDTKSFFPKRNSDETVLWKEYRTAGPELENWSITPDLSELPYWKWFVCRFQADLEKYYKKTFSGCGKIPNEWRSYTKELAMESLEKYL, from the coding sequence ATGGTGGGGCTAGACCACTTTGAAGACAAGGAAAGATGTAAGCGGGATAACATCAATCAACTTGTTGGTAGGCTTAATCTCCTGGGCAAGTACCGTAGCAAACTAAAGTCACAAGCCTTTCTGCAAGTATCTGCACCTTCATTACAGAGGCATGAACCTTGTGAGGAGAGTGACTTGGTTCAAACTTATATTCAAAGACTCCTGATGACAGATTACAGAGCAAGATACATCCCAATAAAAGAAAAACCCAGTAAGGTGTACAACACACAAAGAACCGTGGTGTTAGATACAGGAAAGACCAATGCTTTTGAGAAAATTTTCAAGAGATCTGCTCCCGTAAATGAACAGAGTAGTAGACAGCCCATTCACCCGATGGACATTCAGATGATAGTGTACCTCTATGCAGATCATTTCCTTCGTCAGCTCATAGTAACAAAACTCTCACAGTGTCAATATGCTCTTCCTCTGCTCGTGCCCAGTCCATTCACCCAAGAGATTGAATTTCCCCTGTGGACCTTCCGACAAATCAAGAAAAGCTGGAAGTCACACAAAAGAAATGTCAGCAAAAACCAAACAATCCACCAGGCTGAGACACCTATGATTGCATTTTTTAGGTTTTCGGAAGTTTCTGCATCCAAATCTGAATTAATGAACAGCCTGATCAATGAACGGCATAACACATTTTTTCACAGACACTGTTGTGGAAGCAGCAAATCCCGTCTGTTGATGGATGGAGTGGTTGAGATCGCCTGGTACTGTCCGTCTGGAGATAAAAACGATAAATTCGCAGACTGTGTTGCATTCTGTAATCTTCATGGTGATGCTCAATCTAATGAGACACAGCTAAAAATTCTGACTAAAGAGTCTTCAATAAATGTAGTGCTTTTGCCAAATCTTGATAGGAGTGACAAAAGTGTGGCAATGGTGGAAAAGCTCTACAGCAGCAGAAAGCCTCTCATTTGCCTTCTGACTGAAGATGACTCAGGCGTTTCCAAGCTGCAGGAAGGCAAATATAAAATTGGGctgaaacaaagaaataaatcaGATATATCTGAGGATGTCAGAAGAGCCATCAAAGAGTGCCTCTCAAAATCACTGTCAGTTTTTAAACTTATGAATATAGGCAAACACACAGGAATCAAAGTAGACGAGAATGATGATGACTGCAGGAGAGGGAAGGAGACAGCAGAGTGGATGGTGAAACTACTGGATGGAAAGGAGCTGTCCAAAATCAAAGAAACATTTCTGCCTTGTCAGGGAAAACTGTGGCACGACTGGTGTCTAAAGAACAAAGAACTACGTCGACCTCAAGGGGATAACATTGAAATGCACAAtagcaaaaaacaaacagaaatgcaCAAAATCCGTGAGCTGCAGAAAGCATCTGGCCTCAGTCATTTTATGAAGTTGTTTACAGATAAAATGGATTCCAGAAATGTTGACGAGAAGATTTATTTCCTTAAATGGCTTGGAATCCTCCTGGATGAGTACACTTCAGAAGACCTCTCCATGCTTCATCATAAATATGATGAAAAATGGTCAAAAGTGCTGGATTTGAAAAAGAAACATGATAAAACTGAACATCTCACAGCAGAGCAATCACAACTGGAGATGCTCTCTGAGAAACTGAATGCTGCAACTTTTGGATTGGAGCACATACTTCGTGAAATTGGCCAGATATATGAATCAAATGTATCTGTGAACAAGAAGAATAAAGGATCTGGATGTAAACTAGATGTCAGTTCTCTACCACGGACTGTTGCAGAGCTCATGATCTCCGGATTCCCACTGGAGCTGATGGACGGTGATGCAGCTCATGTGCCTCTGATTTGGGTTCAAGCGGTTCTAGATCAACTTATAAAAATCCTGGGAGACCAGAGAGTCTTTGTGTTGTCTGTTTTAGGGATTCAGAGCACTGGGAAATCCACCATGCTGAATGCCATGTTCGGACTGCAGTTTGCAGTCAGTGCTGGAAGGTGCACCAGAGGAGCCTTCATGCAGCTGGTCAAGGTGTCTGAAGAACTAAGAAAACAGTTAAACTTTGACTACATTCTGGTCGTAGATACTGAGGGTCTTCGAGCTCTAGAGTTGGCTGGCAGATCAACAAGAAATCATGATAATGAAATGGCAACATTTGTTGTTGGTCTTGGAAATATGACTCTTATCAATATCTTTGGTGAGAATCCAGCTGAGATGCAGGACATCCTTCAGATTGTTGTTCAAGCCTTCCTGAGGATGAAGAAGGTACGACTGAACCCCAGCTGCATGTTTGTACATCAGAACGTTGGAGACATTACAGCTGGTGAGAAAAACATGGTTGGGAAAAGACACTTGCAAGAGAAACTAGATGAAATGACTCAACTAGCGGCTAAAGAAGAAGTCTGTGATGCAGAATGTTTCAGTGATGtaattaaatttgatataaagACTGATGTGAGGTACTTTGCCCAGCTCTGGGAAGGCAGTCCACCCATGGCACCACCCAATCCACGTTACAGTGAAAATGTGCAAGAGCTTAAGAGCACAATTCTCTCTCATGCCTCAAAAAGTAATGGTGTCACACTGGCACAATTCAAAGATCGTGTTGGAGACCTCTGGAACGCTCTTCTGAATGAAAACTTTGTTTTCAGCTTTAAGAATACTTTGGAAATTGTAACATACAGGAAATTGGAGGAGGAGTATGCAAAGTGGACCTGGAGTCTCAGAAGTGCCATGCTGGAGATTGAAGACAAACTGCGCAACAGAATAAACAACAGGCAACTGCATAAAGTTGAAAGTAGAGAACTGGAAGAGGAAATGGCAAAGACCTTTGAAAAGGTGAAAAGCTTCATGAAACATTACTTTGAAGAACACAAGGAAAAGGAGATGCTGATTCAATGGAAATTGAAATTTCAAGAGAAAATCAAGCACCTGTATGGGGAGCTTGTAAGAGATGCAAAAACTAAATTAGAAAACATCATCTATCAAAAGAAAGCTCTCACCAAAATGGATGGAGAGAAAACATTGCGTGAAAGACGACTCCTAGAGAAGAGCAAAGAGCTTGCATTAAGTCTTAAAGACAAGGCTCTTGATGAGAATGAGTTGAGAAGactatttgattcagtttgggaaaAGTGGGTCTCTGAGCTGACAGGAGATGTTCCACCTTTTAAAGAAATCAATATAGAACATGACATATTTACAATCCTAAATGAAATGCATGAAGAAGCACTTGTGCGTGACAGATTAAATCAATTTGGAAACATTGTTCATATGTCTGATTTCACCATATATGTAAATCCCATCAAAAAATCAATCAGAAATTACATTAACACTCCACTGTTACCACCAGAAGAGCAAGAGTCAATCAAACAACTGATCCACAATGTCATTCGTCAAACTGAGAACCAGGTGAAGTCAAAATCAGTTGCAAAAATTGGTTACAATTCAAGTTACATACAAGAAATTGCACAACTTGTAAAAGATACTCTTGGAGGACACAAGTGCATGTACATAAAATATGAGTTCAAGAAAGAGTTCATTGTTGATTTGATACTTTATATGTGCAAAGAGGCAGGTATGAGGTTCGCAGAGCTTCATCAGGTTTTCAGAGAGGCGAATGATCCCTTGATTTATTTAGAGAAGAAGAAACCAGAATACTACAGCGTCTTCAAAGGATTCTGTGAAGGTGCAACATCTGCTGCAGTATTTGGAGCCTTGATTTGTAGTGAGCTGAAAAACCCCATTCTCCAGAGTGTCTACAACAAGACCGCAAACGATCTGGCAGGAGAGATGCGCACAAATATTCCAGCTTTCAAGGGCAACCGGTCAAACCTAGAGAAACACATTCTGAAAGCACTAGCAGAGGAGGAGGACTTTCACAAATTCATGAAGTACATTCATCATCCCAGGGACCACTTTGAAGATTTTATTCAAAATGAAGTGAAAGCATACATAACAGAGGGTAACTCCTCAACTCTTGCAATGATTAAGGGGAACATCAGACATAAGGAGCAATGTGTCATCATGGCTGCTGAAAGAGCAACAGCTGAAGTCTTGAGTAAAGGTGGAGATGCAAATATGTGGCTGGAGATTTTCTCAGACTGTTTGAAAGATGAGCTTGAATACAATAAAGAACATCTCACTGGCAACTGCTGTCAGGACATCACTGACTTTGAACTTCTGGAAGAGGTTGTGAAAAGAGAACTTCGCCCCATCACAGAAGAGTTGAACAAATACTTAACAAATCTCTCTGATATTGAAATGAAAATGTTCAGGGAACCACCAGATGAGATTTTGATTGAACATTTCTGTCAGTGCTGCTGGGTTCAATGTCCCTTCTGTAATGTCGTCTGTGTTAACACAATGGAGGACCATCCTGGAGATCATATTGCTCCTTTCCATCGTAACTGTGGAATGAATGGAATAATTTACAGAGGTACAACTAATCTTTGCATAGACTTCTGCACATCTTCAGTGGCAAGTGACACAAAATCCTTTTTCCCAAAACGTAACTCAGATGAGACAGTTTTATGGAAGGAGTACAGAACAGCAGGTCCAGAGCTTGAGAACTGGTCCATCACACCTGATCTCTCAGAGCTGCCATACTGGAAATGGTTTGTGTGTCGATTCCAGGCTGATTTGGAGAAGTATTATAAAAAAACGTTCAGTGGTTGTGGCAAGATTCCAAACGAATGGAGATCCTACACAAAAGAGCTAGCTATGGAGAGTTTGGAGaaatacctgtaa
- the LOC141317468 gene encoding GTPase IMAP family member 7 produces the protein MALEEKLWDSLKTEIEKETFELDSTLGSEIDELYENVRTNSISPSLHAEAEAEELRIMLLGARGSGKSSSGNTILRCNVFNTDMQLSRVTQFCERASGNINGRPVAIIDTPGLNKINRMEKEVIREIMKSVSLYKPGPHVFLLVQPVGNLTNEDKNMHKLIQNMFGKNIWNYTVVLFTHGDRLEGKMPNDVIASSDKDLRDFIRTCSGGYVFFNNKNMGNFEQVTKLLEKIDTLVAINGRSFYTTSFYPNSERKIREKQEKILEERQEEIARKERELEENYEDKEELERKRRELWREEEEDARRLAENPPRRRTLTNLARAPSHVTRSQILL, from the exons ATGGCTTTGGAAGAGAAGCTGTGGGACAGTCTGAAGACTGAAATAGAGAAAGAAACATTTGAACTGGACTCGACACTGGGCT CTGAGATTGATGAACTATATGAAAATGTAAGAACAAACTCAATATCACCATCGTTGCACG CTGAGGCTGAGGCAGAGGAATTGCGCATTATGTTATTGGGTGCTAGGGGGTCTGGAAAAAGCTCATCTGGAAATACCATCCTCAGATGCAACGTCTTCAACACGGACATGCAGCTGAGCCGAGTCACACAGTTCTGTGAAAGAGCGTCTGGAAACATCAATGGGCGACCCGTGGCCATAATCGACACACCCGGACTTAATAAGATCAATCGAATGGAGAAGGAAGTCATCAGGGAGATTATGAAATCTGTCTCGCTCTATAAACCAGGACCACACGTGTTTCTGCTAGTTCAGCCGGTGGGAAACTTAACCAATGAGGACAAGAACATGCATAAATTAATCCAGAACATGTTTGGGAAGAACATTTGGAATTACACGGTTGTTCTGTTCACACACGGAGATCGACTTGAGGGGAAAATGCCAAATGATGTGATTGCCAGCTCTGACAAAGACCTTAGAGACTTTATCCGCACATGCAGTGGGGGATATGTATTCTTCAATAACAAGAACATGGGAAACTTTGAGCAAGTGACCAAACTTCTGGAGAAGATCGATACCTTGGTGGCCATCAATGGCAGAAGCTTCTACACGACGTCGTTCTACCCGAACTCGGAGAGAAAGATACGCGAAAAACAAGAGAAGATTCTTGAGGAGAGACAGGAAGAGATTGCACGAAAGGAGAGAGAGCTGGAGGAGAATTATGAAGATAAGGAGGAGTTAGAGAGGAAAAGGCGTGAGCTTTGGAGAGAGGAAGAAGAAGATGCCCGAAGACTAGCTGAGAATCCACCAAGACGCAGAACTCTGACAAATCTCGCCAGAGCCCCCTCACATGTAACAAGATCACAGATCCTTCTTTGA
- the LOC141326470 gene encoding GTPase IMAP family member 7: MDSKKADEEIDDSEEDENDSALDSSTGYATHETFYENLPNIEETNLPGSTNEHDELRIMLLGARGSGKSSTGNTILNCNAFKSDMQLSRVTQFCEKASENINGRPVAIIDTPGLCRIGRTEREVTREILKSISLYAPGPHVFLLVMPVGNLTNDDKSMHKLIESMFGESIWKYTIIVFTHGDRLEGKAANDVIACSDKELRNFIHKCSGGFLFFNNKDTTNYQPVIELLKKVETLVAINGKTCYSSSFYPASERKIRKKMEKILEKRKENIAQKERELVIYCKTEQEVERKKRELWRMEEDNARKKAENPAKQKMSISLAKRHSLGRKTST; this comes from the exons ATGGACAGTAAGAAAGCAGATGAAGAGATAGATGACTCTGAGGAAGATGAGAATGATTCAGCATTGGATTCATCAACCGGCT ATGCAACACatgaaacattttatgaaaatttGCCGAACATAGAAGAGACCAATTTACCTGGATCAACAAATGAACATG ATGAATTGCGCATCATGTTACTGGGTGCCAGAGGGTCTGGAAAAAGCTCCACCGGAAACACCATCCTCAATTGCAATGCTTTTAAATCGGACATGCAGCTGAGCAGAGTCACACAGTTCTGTGAAAAAGCATCTGAAAACATCAACGGCCGGCCTGTGGCCATAATCGACACGCCGGGACTCTGTAGGATCGGCCGTACGGAGAGGGAAGTGACCCGAGAGATCCTAAAGTCCATCTCTCTGTATGCTCCAGGACCACACGTGTTTCTGCTGGTTATGCCTGTTGGGAACTTAACTAATGATGACAAAAGCATGCATAAACTCATCGAGAGCATGTTTGGGGAGAGTATTTGGAAGTACACCATCATTGTGTTCACTCACGGGGATCGTCTGGAGGGGAAGGCGGCGAATGATGTTATCGCGTGCTCGGACAAGGAGCTCCGCAATTTCATTCATAAGTGCAGCGGTGGGTTTCTGTTCTTTAATAACAAGGACACGACAAACTATCAGCCTGTGATAGAACTATTAAAGAAAGTCGAGACCCTCGTGGCCATTAATGGAAAGACCTGCTACTCATCGTCTTTTTACCCGGCCTCAGAGAGGAAGATCAGGAAGAAGATGGAGAAGATTCTAGAAAAGAGAAAGGAGAACATTGCACAGAAGGAGAGAGAGCTGGTGATATATTGCAAAACTGAGCAGGAGGTGGAGAGAAAAAAGCGGGAACTCTGGAGAATGGAAGAAGATAATGCAAGAAAAAAGGCTGAGAATCCGGCCAAACAAAAAATGTCCATCAGTCTAGCCAAACGACACTCATTAGGCCGAAAGACTTCCACCTAG